AGGCCGATGTGGGTCGCTGCCGCAGGGTGTCCGCAGGATGATGTGAATCGCCTGCATGATATCTGCCGTTCCTTCGACGATGTCGCCAGAACGTTGCAGCGCCGGTTGCCAAAAAACAGATTGAGTTTTCATAGGGGGCTATTGTCGCCCCCGGTGGGAGGGAGGAATATTAAAGCGGTTTAGGAAAACGCTAGTGCGAGTGGTGGTTGGAGTTGCCGCCAGCATCCATGACGCTGCCGCTGGCGCTGACGTTACCAGAGATACTGACATCGCCACTGAGGCTGGCACCGCCGGAACCGGACATCCCGCTCTCGTAGGTGAACTGCCCTTGCACCAGTAGCTTGCCCGTCACCGTCGTCTCTGGCGCATTGATCGTGACCCGCTGGGCGTTAACCACCACGTCAGCACCGCTGCTAATCGCAATATGCTGCACACCGCCGTTGATCGTTAACGTATGCGTTCGGCGATCGTATTCAATATGCGCGCCGTCAGCGAACGTTACCGCCCTTTTGTCCTTATCTGCCAGCGTTGGCACATCAGCGGCGGAGTAAATCGCCCCTAGTACCAGGCCATCTTCGCCGTTGCCGTCCAGCAGAACTTCGACCTGTTCGCCAATATCCGGCAACCAATAATCCTTATTATTCTGCGTATTGCGCTGTAATACCGGCAGCCAGGCGGTACGCAGATTGTCGCACTCGGGTAGACGAACGCGCACCATCACGCGAACCTCATCCACCGCACTGATCGTGCCAATTCGACGAGATAAACTCATGGCAATACCTCCTTTTTACTTTTGGCCGTCTGCGTTGTCTGGCTGCCATCCGGGTGGTAAGTCACCAGCGTTTTTCCGCCGTCCAATTTCCGCTTGCCCGCCGTAATTGGCCCGCGAATCAACCCAATATCTGTGCTGTAGCCACTGCCACGTTCCAGAACATGGCGAGCCGATTCGATCAACCAATGACCAGAAAGTTGGCCGAACGACACCAGTTCCACTTTATTACCCGCCGCTAACTGCGGGCTGCCCATCAGCGTCATCGACCCCTTTTGTTGCTTTTCATTGTGCGCATCCAACGCGGCATCCGTTTTCGTCCTTGCTCCAGAAGCATCCGCCGCGCGCACGTTAACTTTCAGCGTATCCGCACTGCTCTCAGCGCCGGCAGGCTTCATTGCGTTGTTCGCACCGCCGTTGGCTTCATAAACCATCAGTTTCTTTTCACTCCCTTTCTGATACTTCGTCTTGGCATTTTTATAGACGTGGCTGATCGTGTCGCTCAGTGAAAAACGCGCGACGTCCGTTCGCTTAATTTGTCGAACAGACGCCTGATTGCGCAGCGTCGCCAGATGGGAAAAAATCAGTTGGTCGCTGACCACCTTCACGACATAGCCATATTCACTGGCGAGCCGCTTTAGAAAAGCGACATCGGTTTCCGCATATTGCGTAACGCGATCGATCTTGATGATTTGAATCTTCCCTACCAACATCAACTGATGCTTTTTCGCGATACGTGTCGCAATCGCGGCTAACGTTGTATCTTCAAAACCGCGGTTTGATTTGGTCCTCAATGCACGATTGACCGACGTCGCGACGCCGCGAATTATCACTTCGCTAGGCGGTGCGCTAACCTCAATTTCATCAATCGAGAAAGTGCCGCAGTCAAACAGCATTTCACCGAGATAACCCAGCTTGAGCGATAACGTATCGCCCGTACCGGGATACCACTTATCCATCCAGCGGCCATCGGTATCATCGAGCCTAACCTCAATCGAATCCGATTCATTCTTGATGCTGTCGGTATATGTCACGCTGGTGACATACGGTGCGATATCATTGGTGATGTCTTTTTGCTGATACCACAGGGTGAACGCCGGTTGCAGTACTTCCGATACCGCAGGAGAGAGCAAGGTTAGTTCTTCCGTTAACGCAGCCATGGTGGGGTATCCTCCGCTTTACTGGCCTCTGCCTGTTCAATAATCGGAATCAACACCGCCACACCCGATGGCAACAGCGGCACGATGGGGACATGCGGGTTAGCCGCAATGATCCGCGGATAGCCGAGCGGATCGCCGTAATATCGATAGGACAAGGTATCCCAGCGTTCGCCCTGTGTAGTGATATGTTCAAGGTGCATATGCTTCAACCCTCTTCACGATTTCCGCCGTCAGTTTGCTCAGCGCAGGTTCAGCGCCTTTAAATGTGTCGCTCGCGGCATCAACATGTTTGCTGATGGCTTCCAGCTTCTCGATAACATTTTTGCTGTCGACGTCCTGCAACAAGGTGGCAACTTGCTTGACCTGTTTCAGCATTTCATTCGCCGCTTTATTAACCGCTGTAATTTCAGGCATCATCTTCTCGGCCTGAACCGCCGTATCAGATATGGCCTCTGCCGCTTTTTTAAACGCCGGTTCCACCTCACTTAACGGCGTCAATACATTCCCGACTTGTGTTAGCAGTCCGGGAATTTGCAACAGCGCAGTTTCGGGATTGTTTTTCATCCGTTTTACAATCTGCACGGTGGTTCTCGCCGCCTTAACGGCAGACTGCGCCTTCTTGGCATACGTGACAGCCGTGCGTAGTGAAGCTGCAAAATTGCTCACTTTATCGACTGCTTTGGTGATGGCACTGACGTTAGGAACAGGGGTTTCTATCGCTGGCGGCTTGAGCGGATTCTTCGGATCGCCAATGTATTCTCGCAGCGTTAGCTCGGCATTCATGGCCAATACGTTGCCCTTCGCGTCAGTATGCTGGCTGGTCGAGGTCAGTGCCGTAATCACAAACCAGCCGCGATAGTCTCCATTGCCGAAAACTAACGCCATCGCCTGATGCGCCCGCATCGCCTCAGCCAACCGCTTCAGCTCCGTATCGGGCGTGCAGTACTGCTTGTGAAACACGAGACTAATAGTAATCTCGTCTAGTTTCGCACCGATGAACTGCAGGCCAGGTTTGCCTTCAATACGGCCATGCTCGGCATAATCTGCGCCGAATGACGTATTAAAGCCGTCCCAGTAAGCAGTCACTTCAAATTCAATATTTCCTAATACTGCAAACATCAGGCGTACCCCCTGCGCTCACGCTGGGTGAGCAGCTTGTTCAACATATTTTCCAGTTCATTCATGCTAAGCGTCAGCGTCTTCGTCATTTCAGGCGTTGGCGCGGCCTTCTGGCCGTTGAGATAAATGGTGGGTGAGAAAGCAACCTGAACACGCTCGGAAGGGGCTGCGCTGACTAACTTACCTTTCGCTCCGCTGACAGAAGGTGTCATTGCAACTCGCTGTTGCGGAGTTGACATTGTGTCTTCCGTCTTAGGTAATTCAACATGCGGTGTCGGCTGTAGCGACAATGCAGATACCGACGTAGGTTGCAGAACTGGCGGGGTCATAACACCGACAGCAACAGATTGGCCGCCAGCTTCGATAGAGATGGTTTTCGAACCAATACCCAGAAAGTCTTTAACGCTATCAGGGATAAATTCGTCGATCGTTTTCAGGACGTTTTTTAACTCGGGGAAAGCGCTAGTCAGTCCCTTAACCAGTGCATCAATAATCACGCCACCGAGCTCACTTAGGCTGCTGGGAAGCTGAATACCCAGTTCATTGATAGCATTGGAAAAAACTGAATAAATTACACCAAATGGAGACCAATCGAGCAGTAAAGCCGCAATACCTACTATTCCGCCGGATACCGCATTATTGAGCGCCTCCCACCCTGCATTAAAAGCCTGACTGACTTGTGACCAGAGATTTTTAAAGAATGCGCTAACCGGTTCCCAATATCGGTAAATCAGGTAAGCTGCCCCTGCGATTGCCGTTACTGCCAAACCAATCGGATTCATCAGCAGCATACGTCCGAGAAACAATACTGCTCGCCCCGCCATCATCAAGCCGCTACGTAACACGCCGCCGAGCATACGCCCTAATGTTCCAGCACCGCCAACCAGCCGGCTCAACGTCCCCCCAATACCTTGCAACACACCAGTTGTTCTTAATCCCGCATTGAACAGTTGCCAGCCACGCTGAACCTGCAAAATACCGTCCCAAACGCTCAGTAAAGGCGATAACAGTGTGGTAATCCCCAGCTTCGCACCGCTCAATGCCATTCTGAACGCGAATAAACCGGCGACGGCCATCACGATCCCACGAACCAGTTCAGGGTTCGCCGCCGTCCAGGTCACCAGTTGATCCAAAATAGGGATCAGCGCATCACTTAGGGAAACCAATACCGGCGTCAGCGCTTCGCCCACATTGAGCGCAATATTCATCACTGACGTTGTCATTTGATTCCAGCGCCCGGTCAATGTGTCATTCTGCCGGGCGAAGTCGAGCTCCAGCGTTTGCGTGGCTGTGGGGCTGTTCATTCGCTGTTGGTTCGCTTGATAGTTCTGCCAGTTCTGCTTCATCGACATCGCATGATTGACAGCGTCTGGCGTACGAAATACCTCCTGCAATCCGTAGCGCTGCAGTAAACTTTGCTGTGCGTCTACGTTGCCCGCTTTACTGGCCTTATCCCACAGTTGCTGGAATTGACTGCCTTTGCTGTCGATGAATCGGTTACTAATCTGAACCGCAGCGTCGTACTGTGAATACCCACCTTTCATGTAGCTTTTTAGTGACGCGTTATAATCTACGCCCGCGTTGTCGTAGCTGTCGGCAATATCAGTTCGTCCCACCGAATTCATGAAACTCCCCAGCCGGGCAGCCGTGTTCGCTTCTGTATCTGCGCCTTTTGTCGCGCTCAGGCTGGACACCAACTGACTCAATGCCTGATTGCCCGTCGCCCCCATCGCCGTAAATCCTGGAGCCAGCGCCGTCGCGTATTGCGCCATCGACGCCATGGAAAACCCTTGCTTAGTCCCCGCCAGCATGCGGGAGAAGGATTCCTCCAGCGCTTTCGCCCCTTTCAGGTTAAACACGCCATCCAATGTGGCCGAAAGCCCGGTAAGATCGGACAGCGCCGCGCCAGAGGTCGTTGACGTTTTCCCCAGCACCTCTGCCACATCCGTTACCTGCTCTTTTGACATACCGCGATCAAGCAACTGTCCGGCACTGCTAAGCAACGCATCTGGCGTTTGGTTCACCTGTTGAGAATATTGACGCAGGCGCTGCCCCATCTCTTTTTCTTGCTCGCTCGACATCCCATGTGCAACGCTGATATCACGCAATTGCGCCTCAAATGACGCATAGTGTGTGACAGACGCCACAATAGGTGCCATCACTGAACCAAATGTCTCCTTTATTTCCTGGAAACCTTTGATGCGTTCGGCATGGCTCTCACTTAGTGTTTCCTGACGTGACTGACTGCTCGCCAGCCGCTCCTGATTGATTTCCAGTTCAAGCCGCGACTGATTTAATTGGGATACGGTTTGTGTGCAAACAGCACCGAAACGCTCCAGCGACTGATTAAACTGCCGCTGCCGCTCCTGCGCTTGTTTGAGGCTATCGCTAAGTAACTGCCGCGATTTTTTTGTGTCATCCAGCGTGGCACCAAACGCCCTGCCCAGCATGACACCGTTTAAAAGCATATCCACGGTTCACTCTCATTCAGAAAAGCCCCTTGTGGGGCGGATCGGAGACGGCGGCTTGCGCCGCTCCAGTGTGGTTTCCCCATCACAAACCGGGGATAAAACGAGGAAAAGGACGGGTGATAAGCAGGAGGAGAAGACAGGTGGTGAGGGAGGAAAACGGCCAGCGCCCTGTCGCTGGCCGGGGTGGGTGGATGGTGGACTCATTAATCCTGTCAGTAATCAGTCTTCCTCACCGTTCTCACGTTTTATCTGTTCGCTGGCTTCATCCAGCCAGCGTTCAAAGTCGTCCAGTTCCAGCGCATCAATCTCACTCGGCTGAAAGCGAAACCACCTCGCCAACAGGGCCTGTGCTTTCCACAGCAGCGCCGGCTGCGTTATCCAACCCAAGTAACTGCTGAAATCGTTTTTGCAGCGCCATGTAGTCCTGTGCGTCCATCTCATCGATGTCTTCCGGCACCAGACCGGTCATGCGCGACAGCAGCGCGTCGTCCCAATTGCTTGGGTCATCGCTGATTTTTTTCACTGCTTTGATGTCTTTGACTTTCAGACGCTTGAGCGAAATAGACTCCACGCGTTGGCCAGCAGAGGTGGTGTAAGGGAATTGCAGAGAATAGGTTTCAGTGTGCATAACGGCTCCTTAGTAAATGTCGGGAGCAGTATCGCGTGCAGCGAGGAATAACGATTTTAAAGCGAATTAGAAAACGAAACTGGCAGGCATGAGAAAGGGGCAGGCATAAGAAAGGGGCCGAAGCCCCTTTCATTCCTTACTTAATCAATGAGTACCAAATTAACCGCCGATATTGGCGCGGTAGCTATTCAGTTGATCCACGCCGCCCACCATGAAGATGTTGGACAGGTAATCCAGTTCCAGCAGGTCTTCACCGTTCATCACCTGCTTGATGTAGGTACAGCTGAATGCGCTGCTGAAATCTGGGTTTTCGTGCTGCTTGAACGTGCCCAGCGGATTCTTTTTGAACATGATGGTCATGTGCGTCACCAGAGGCACTTCTTCGATACGGCCTTGAGAGCCATAACGTTCCACGCTGGAGCGACACTGTAGCGCCAGCGACTGGTAAGGGTTCGCCGCCGCCAGCATCGCTTCGCGGTAGAAGGAGTTCCATTTGATCTCGCCTTCCAGCTTGTCGAAGCCCGCAGGCAATTCGATCTTGCCGACCATGCCCAGCGCTTTGTGCTCCTGCATGATCATGGAGACATCCGGCAGTTTGATTTCCTGCGCACGCCCCAGCAGGTTGGTGCCGTTGATATAGATATTGGCGTTGGTAATACGGTTTACTTCAATTTTCCCAGCCATCAGTTAGTGCCCTCCAGCGTTACCAGGTATTCCGAGGTGATCTCCGTCTCAAAGGTCAGACGCTCAAGCGGCGGCGGCGGAGTGAATTTGTAGTTAAGCAACAGATGCCCTGCCGCCAGTTCGGTTTGCTCGTTACGCGCAGCATCAAACCAGCATTTGAAGCCCAGCAGCGCGCCGTCACCGATCAGTTTGCGACCGTAAGCGTTGACGGATTCCACCAGCGCATCGATCAGCGCCTGATTGATCGGCATATCGATGTACTGCTGGCTGAAATAGCGGATGGATTCGTTAATCACATCGCCGGTACGACGCACGTTTTCAAAGTTCTTCATGTGCGTCACTGCTGGCCAGGCCGCAGTGCGATTGCCCCACAGGCGCAGGCCGGAGCCGTAGCTGTTGAAAATGGTGCTGATACCCTGCTCGTTCAGCAGGTTCACTTCGCTCTGCGGATCGTCGATCATCGCGGACAGCTGGCGCTCTACGCCGGTGATCCCTTTGATTTCCTGATTGGACGACGACCACCAGAAACCTTTTTCCAGATCGACTTTGGCACGCAGACCGGCGGCACGCGCCGACAGCGGCTCCAGACGTTCGCTGTTGGTTTCCGCGTCGTACACTTTTACATGCGGATAGCACAGACGAGCACGTTCAGAACTGGTGTTGAAGTTGATCGTGCCTTCCGGGCCACGGCCGCTCAGCGCCTGCGCAAAGGTGGTACCGATTGGCGCATCGATATAGGCAATCGCGCCCAGTTTGTCGGCCAGCGAAATCAACTCGGTCGTCACGCTATTTTGCGTACAGAACACCGGCGAAATCAGAATCTTGGCAAAGAAGCCGTACAGGTTGTAGGTATCGTTCAGCAGCTTCATACCGGTGCGTTTGCCCGCGGCGTTGATGCTGCCGATGATGTCGGCGGCAGTCACTTTCGTGACATCAGCAAAGTCATAAGACGCGCTAACTACGGCAGCAACATCAATATTTTTACCCAGATTTTTCAGGACGCCGGTTTGCGCATCCAGCGTATAGTCCTGACCTTCGATAAACGGCTGACCGCCTTCTGCCGCCGTCAGCACCAGCTTGGCAACCACACGGTTTACCAGTTGTGCCGTGCCAGTCGCTTTGTCAAACGTGACTTTTTCTGCGCTCACAGACGACTTGTGTTTCGCCGGATCCAGCACGTTAATGACCAGAACCGTACCCGCACCATGATCGTAAATCGCATCCAGCGCCTGCGGGATGGTATAGCCGCCGAACTGGCTACCAAACTGTGCCGCGTCTTTTTCGGACAGACACAGCGTAACGTCATTTACCGCACCCTGCGGCGCCGTACCAATCAGCCCAATCACCGCGGATTTGACGGTTTTCACCGGACGAGCACCGGTTTCAACTTCAATTGTTTCTACACCATGTAAATAATTAGCGGCCAAGGGTCACCTCCGTTGCGCTATCAGCCAGAATCTGATCCGCGACAGGCAGCAAATAGCCCAGCGCGACCAGCGTTTTCACGTACTCATGATCTGCCGGCAGTTCAGTCACCTGAGCGGGCCAAAGCAGAATTTCCTGACCATCTGCCAGCGTGACGCCGCTGGCGGGGCCGGTGTAGCGGTATTTCATGCGTCTTTCTCCTCATAATTAACCGTGGTAAGCAGCGGACCATCCGTCTGCTCGCGGTCTTCGATAAAAAGGGTTTCTGTGGTGCAATCGATGGCGTAATGCCAGCATCCTTCGGTGTAACCAACGTAGCGGTCACGTACTAGCCGAATACCGCGATGACAGTCAGGCAGTCGGTATCCTCCCAGCGCCTGACGGACGGTATCGAGTGTGGCCAGTACGCCGTCTTCGCCATCCAGCTCCGGTAACAGCACGGCAACCATCAGTTGTGGTCGCTGCGTCTGAACCGGAGAATCCACATCTTCCGGTGCGGAAAATTCGGAACCGCGATACCCCACCAGCACATCGCCAACAGTCAGAAGGTCTGGCACGATCAGAATGTTTTCTGGACAGGACGCAATCCGCCGTGCCGGTAAGTGCTGTTGGAGGCGGGCTATCACCGCATCGATAATTGGTCTGGTATTCATATCCGTTCACCCGCTGTGTTGATGGCGCTAGTATCCGGATAAGGGTTGGCAGCGGCTTTTAATCTGTTTTAGAAAAAACAGCGACGTGATTTATTTGATAAAAAAAACCTAATAGACTGAAAAATAAAAAATTATTTCGATAAAAAAAACGCCAACACAACCGTGCTGGCGTAAAGGAATATGACAATATCGATAACGTGCAAAAACAGAAAAGAAACCAATACAATGGGATTACCGATCCCAATATTTTTCCGGCCGGGCGATGCCAACCATACAATCAACCGCATATTCCACGACATCTATACCAAGGCGGGTGAGATTCGCCAACCAGACGCCACCTACCTCCTTGGTCAATACCGCCATCTTGCGATCGGCCAGATAATCCAGTGCGTGACGCAGCTCCGGCGCTGAGGCATCGGCATACAGCCGCTGCATCAACGCTAGCAGGAACATTTCATTCGCGGTGTAAGGCCGCGTTTTGTTTAATGCGATAAGCAAGTGCCAACGCATCGATTCCTGTCGGATGCGCTGCGTATCAGCCATGATTGCCTCCCGAATACCGCTGCTGCACCAATTCCAGCTTGTTATAAAGCGCATCCAGCTTGGCTTCGATTACCGTCTGACCACGGATGTAATCCTCACGTCGTACATAAACCAGCGGTAAATCGGCGCGGAATTCCAGAAATTCACGCTCCAGCCGCGTCCACCCTTGCTCGCTCTTCTGGCGTGCATTTTCCAGGGCGGCAAAACGCTCGTTCAGTCGCTTTTCAATCTGGGTGAGCAGAATCCGTCCGGCGGCAAACAGGAAACTCATAAACGACAACAACAGGCCGACCAGCGACCAGAATTCCACTTCAATCTTCACGTGTTACCTCCCCTGCCTGTTGTAGCGCGTCGATGTAATCCAGCAGCGCGTTAACCTGCGCACTCAGCGCTTGATAGCGCTCTCCGTTGTCGCTGATGTTGGCGAGAATGTCGCGCTGGGAGACGCCTGAAAGTTGTAATTCGGCGTCAGCGGTTGTGCCGCTGTTGGACGCTGCGCCAGTGCGGCGGGCAGCGGCGGTAGCGTCTGGGGTACCGTCGGTGGACAGACCGAAAGCGGCGTTGTAGTGCTGCACGAAGCCACGAGTAAACACGCACTGCACAGGCTGAACTTTGCCTTTTTCGTCAATGTATTGCTGAGTAACATGGTCAATTTTCCGTTGCAGAGCGGCGTTATCCGCCGCCAGTTTTTGACGCGCTGCGACATAGCGCTGTTCGAGTTGATTCCCACGCTCCACCTGCTGCTGGTATTGCTCCGCCGCCGCGCGTAATAGCTGGTTCTGGGTTTCGGCCTGCTGCTGCTGTAGCAAGTTGAATGCCGCCTGCTGTTTCGCCAGCGCGGTATCCCCCAGTGCTTGCGCCAGTTGATAACCCTGATTACGACCGGTCAGATAGACCGCGAGTAGCAACACCACGACAAGCAGGACGGCGACCACGCGTGGCGAAAGAAAGGATTTCAGGCTATTGAGAAACAGACTATTCCACACAGCTCGCCCTCCCCCAGCTCAAATACCGTGGCGCCAGCTGATGCAAAATGCGGTCGGGATA
This genomic interval from Pectobacterium aquaticum contains the following:
- a CDS encoding phage major tail tube protein; this encodes MAGKIEVNRITNANIYINGTNLLGRAQEIKLPDVSMIMQEHKALGMVGKIELPAGFDKLEGEIKWNSFYREAMLAAANPYQSLALQCRSSVERYGSQGRIEEVPLVTHMTIMFKKNPLGTFKQHENPDFSSAFSCTYIKQVMNGEDLLELDYLSNIFMVGGVDQLNSYRANIGG
- a CDS encoding phage late control D family protein, whose product is MAALTEELTLLSPAVSEVLQPAFTLWYQQKDITNDIAPYVTSVTYTDSIKNESDSIEVRLDDTDGRWMDKWYPGTGDTLSLKLGYLGEMLFDCGTFSIDEIEVSAPPSEVIIRGVATSVNRALRTKSNRGFEDTTLAAIATRIAKKHQLMLVGKIQIIKIDRVTQYAETDVAFLKRLASEYGYVVKVVSDQLIFSHLATLRNQASVRQIKRTDVARFSLSDTISHVYKNAKTKYQKGSEKKLMVYEANGGANNAMKPAGAESSADTLKVNVRAADASGARTKTDAALDAHNEKQQKGSMTLMGSPQLAAGNKVELVSFGQLSGHWLIESARHVLERGSGYSTDIGLIRGPITAGKRKLDGGKTLVTYHPDGSQTTQTAKSKKEVLP
- a CDS encoding phage tail protein; its protein translation is MFAVLGNIEFEVTAYWDGFNTSFGADYAEHGRIEGKPGLQFIGAKLDEITISLVFHKQYCTPDTELKRLAEAMRAHQAMALVFGNGDYRGWFVITALTSTSQHTDAKGNVLAMNAELTLREYIGDPKNPLKPPAIETPVPNVSAITKAVDKVSNFAASLRTAVTYAKKAQSAVKAARTTVQIVKRMKNNPETALLQIPGLLTQVGNVLTPLSEVEPAFKKAAEAISDTAVQAEKMMPEITAVNKAANEMLKQVKQVATLLQDVDSKNVIEKLEAISKHVDAASDTFKGAEPALSKLTAEIVKRVEAYAP
- a CDS encoding GpE family phage tail protein yields the protein MLWKAQALLARWFRFQPSEIDALELDDFERWLDEASEQIKRENGEED
- a CDS encoding phage tail tape measure protein, whose amino-acid sequence is MLLNGVMLGRAFGATLDDTKKSRQLLSDSLKQAQERQRQFNQSLERFGAVCTQTVSQLNQSRLELEINQERLASSQSRQETLSESHAERIKGFQEIKETFGSVMAPIVASVTHYASFEAQLRDISVAHGMSSEQEKEMGQRLRQYSQQVNQTPDALLSSAGQLLDRGMSKEQVTDVAEVLGKTSTTSGAALSDLTGLSATLDGVFNLKGAKALEESFSRMLAGTKQGFSMASMAQYATALAPGFTAMGATGNQALSQLVSSLSATKGADTEANTAARLGSFMNSVGRTDIADSYDNAGVDYNASLKSYMKGGYSQYDAAVQISNRFIDSKGSQFQQLWDKASKAGNVDAQQSLLQRYGLQEVFRTPDAVNHAMSMKQNWQNYQANQQRMNSPTATQTLELDFARQNDTLTGRWNQMTTSVMNIALNVGEALTPVLVSLSDALIPILDQLVTWTAANPELVRGIVMAVAGLFAFRMALSGAKLGITTLLSPLLSVWDGILQVQRGWQLFNAGLRTTGVLQGIGGTLSRLVGGAGTLGRMLGGVLRSGLMMAGRAVLFLGRMLLMNPIGLAVTAIAGAAYLIYRYWEPVSAFFKNLWSQVSQAFNAGWEALNNAVSGGIVGIAALLLDWSPFGVIYSVFSNAINELGIQLPSSLSELGGVIIDALVKGLTSAFPELKNVLKTIDEFIPDSVKDFLGIGSKTISIEAGGQSVAVGVMTPPVLQPTSVSALSLQPTPHVELPKTEDTMSTPQQRVAMTPSVSGAKGKLVSAAPSERVQVAFSPTIYLNGQKAAPTPEMTKTLTLSMNELENMLNKLLTQRERRGYA
- a CDS encoding Gp37 family protein; this translates as MNTRPIIDAVIARLQQHLPARRIASCPENILIVPDLLTVGDVLVGYRGSEFSAPEDVDSPVQTQRPQLMVAVLLPELDGEDGVLATLDTVRQALGGYRLPDCHRGIRLVRDRYVGYTEGCWHYAIDCTTETLFIEDREQTDGPLLTTVNYEEKDA
- a CDS encoding phage baseplate assembly protein V, coding for MSLSRRIGTISAVDEVRVMVRVRLPECDNLRTAWLPVLQRNTQNNKDYWLPDIGEQVEVLLDGNGEDGLVLGAIYSAADVPTLADKDKRAVTFADGAHIEYDRRTHTLTINGGVQHIAISSGADVVVNAQRVTINAPETTVTGKLLVQGQFTYESGMSGSGGASLSGDVSISGNVSASGSVMDAGGNSNHHSH
- a CDS encoding phage tail assembly protein, with the translated sequence MHTETYSLQFPYTTSAGQRVESISLKRLKVKDIKAVKKISDDPSNWDDALLSRMTGLVPEDIDEMDAQDYMALQKRFQQLLGLDNAAGAAVESTGPVGEVVSLSAE
- a CDS encoding phage tail sheath subtilisin-like domain-containing protein: MAANYLHGVETIEVETGARPVKTVKSAVIGLIGTAPQGAVNDVTLCLSEKDAAQFGSQFGGYTIPQALDAIYDHGAGTVLVINVLDPAKHKSSVSAEKVTFDKATGTAQLVNRVVAKLVLTAAEGGQPFIEGQDYTLDAQTGVLKNLGKNIDVAAVVSASYDFADVTKVTAADIIGSINAAGKRTGMKLLNDTYNLYGFFAKILISPVFCTQNSVTTELISLADKLGAIAYIDAPIGTTFAQALSGRGPEGTINFNTSSERARLCYPHVKVYDAETNSERLEPLSARAAGLRAKVDLEKGFWWSSSNQEIKGITGVERQLSAMIDDPQSEVNLLNEQGISTIFNSYGSGLRLWGNRTAAWPAVTHMKNFENVRRTGDVINESIRYFSQQYIDMPINQALIDALVESVNAYGRKLIGDGALLGFKCWFDAARNEQTELAAGHLLLNYKFTPPPPLERLTFETEITSEYLVTLEGTN
- a CDS encoding tail protein X, whose product is MHLEHITTQGERWDTLSYRYYGDPLGYPRIIAANPHVPIVPLLPSGVAVLIPIIEQAEASKAEDTPPWLR